The following are from one region of the Macaca thibetana thibetana isolate TM-01 chromosome 2, ASM2454274v1, whole genome shotgun sequence genome:
- the HES1 gene encoding transcription factor HES-1, producing MPADIMEKNSSSPVAATPASVNTTPDKPKTASEHRKSSKPIMEKRRRARINESLSQLKTLILDALKKDSSRHSKLEKADILEMTVKHLRNLQRAQMTAALSTDPSVLGKYRAGFSECMNEVTRFLSTCEGVNTEVRTRLLGHLANCMTQINAMTYPGQPHPALQAPPPPPPGPGGPQHAPFAPPPPLVPIPGGAAPPPGGAPCKLGSQAGEAAKVFGGFQVVPAPDGQFAFLIPNGAFAHSGPVIPVYTSNSGTSVGPNAVSPSSGPSLTADSMWRPWRN from the exons atgccagCTGATATAATGGAGAAAAATTCCTCGTCCCCGGTGGCTGCTACCCCAGCCAGTGTCAACACGACACCGGATAAACCAAAGACAGCATCTGAGCACAGAAAG tcATCAAAGCCTATCATGGAGAAAAGACGAAGAGCAAGAATAAATGAAAGTCTGAGCCAGCTGAAAACACTGATTTTGGATGCTCTTAAGAAAGAT AGCTCGCGGCATTCCAAGCTGGAGAAGGCGGACATTCTGGAAATGACAGTGAAGCACCTCCGGAACCTGCAGCGGGCGCAGATGACGG CTGCGCTGAGCACAGACCCAAGCGTGCTGGGGAAGTACCGCGCTGGCTTCAGCGAGTGCATGAACGAGGTGACCCGCTTCCTGTCCACGTGCGAGGGCGTTAATACCGAGGTGCGCACTCGGCTGCTCGGCCACCTGGCCAACTGCATGACCCAGATCAATGCCATGACCTACCCCGGGCAGCCGCACCCCGCCTTGCAGGCGCCGCCGCCACCCCCACCAGGACCCGGCGGCCCCCAGCACGCGCCGttcgcgccgccgccgccgctcgtGCCCATCCCCGGGGGCGCGGCGCCCCCTCCCGGCGGCGCACCCTGCAAGCTGGGCAGCCAGGCTGGAGAGGCAGCTAAGGTGTTTGGAGGCTTCCAGGTGGTACCGGCTCCCGATGGCCAGTTTGCTTTCCTCATTCCCAACGGGGCCTTCGCGCACAGCGGCCCTGTCATCCCCGTCTACACCAGCAACAGCGGCACCTCCGTGGGCCCCAACGCAGTGTCACCTTCCAGCGGCCCCTCGCTTACGGCGGACTCCATGTGGAGGCCGTGGCGGAACTGA